In Chromobacterium rhizoryzae, one genomic interval encodes:
- a CDS encoding BON domain-containing protein has protein sequence MKRFCIRALLLTTLLSAGLPAYAEQTPPTDEELAASVQQALNGDAELQPLSLKVSSKKSEVTIEGGMTDDQQMFKAGQIAEKVPGVKFVINNMVLKN, from the coding sequence ATGAAACGTTTTTGCATCCGCGCCTTGTTGTTGACCACCTTGCTGTCCGCCGGCCTGCCGGCTTACGCCGAGCAGACCCCGCCGACCGATGAAGAGTTGGCCGCCAGCGTGCAACAGGCCTTGAACGGCGATGCCGAACTGCAGCCGCTGAGCCTGAAGGTGAGCAGCAAGAAGAGCGAGGTGACGATTGAAGGCGGCATGACCGACGACCAGCAGATGTTCAAAGCGGGGCAGATTGCCGAAAAAGTGCCGGGCGTGAAGTTCGTCATCAACAATATGGTGCTGAAAAACTAA